Genomic segment of Eremothecium sinecaudum strain ATCC 58844 chromosome VIII, complete sequence:
AATATATTACTCTTATTGATTTGGTCTAGGAAAAACCACATATTAGGAATTTAAGATTTGTAGACATAATTTTGGTTTTCGCGCCAACTCCGAAAGACCCCATTTGGCGCAGTTGGGATATACTTCGTTATCACGTGCGAGACAAAAATAAGTCAGAAGTTCGATTCATGGCTCGGAACGGGCGAGTTATTTTACAAACATGAAATTTTGTAAAATGGGGACGAGAAGTCGAAGCCATACCAACAACATAAAGATTCCAACCCCCCCAGATTAGCCTAAATCTTTTGTAACACAACTGCAGATATTTAATAATGGTATGGTTCTTTTCTAGAAGTTCAAAAGACGAACATGAAAACTCGAATAcctcttcttctgcatcTGAGGTATTTGCATCGTCAATGGAAAACCAAGAACAACCTACAAACTATGTAAGAGGCCAAAAGCTTCTACTAGAAGATACAAAACCTAGATTTGACACATCTACAAGTATGGGTAAATACGCCAAACAACAGGAGAGAGCAACTCTTCGGGATGCGTGGGACTCCCTTACTTGGGAAGACTTCACGGTAGATAAATTGACATCCATACCGTGCTTCCGTCAAGCTGGATTAACAGGTTTTTGCTCGATGTTTGTAATCGGAAGTGTGATGTTCCTATACCATAAAAACCCATCAAAGGCTAGCAATTGGGCTTTTGGAGGTTTGATGTTAGGCTCCATCGTTGGGTGGGAGCAGTGCAGAGTAAAAAGACTGCGTAGCTTCCAAACAGCACAGATGGCTAAAAGAGTTGTTGCTGCTAAGGAGAGACCCATGCTAGATAAGCATACGAATGACCACAGTGTGAAATCGATAATGTCACGTGATGCGGATAATGGAGCTTCATCTGGGGGCAAGCCCTGGTACAAGTTCTGGTAATTGCGCCAGATAAGGTAGCATGCGTCATTACCGTATTATCGGGCTTTTTTGTTTAAACCTATTGATTTTTAGACCCGTGGTCCATCTGGTAGCCAGGATCTCGGTTTATAGTATTTAACAAATTTGTATTACTAAGAGGTGACAGGTGTGAAAGATAATTTACTAAGTAAAAGATACGGCCGTAATGACATATAAAATAAGCCCTAAATTGTGCTAGATCATGTACTGATAATTGTGGGTGATTTTTAAAAGTATGAATAATTTATCTTTCATATACGCTGTAATACTATTTTTTATAGGGTTATTGGCCAGCGAAACTTACATGAAGTGGTTTAAGACTGCATCTTCCTCTGCTTTAAAAAAGGAAAATATCATGAACACAAAGTCTGAAGAAGCTGGTAAGGGTGGTAGTATATCAACAGGTATAGATAAACTTTTTGAATGGAATAAGGGTACAACGCCAGTTTATTTCTTATCCCATGGTGGCCCGACATTTATGTATGGTGATATCGATCTTGGTGGTGACCTAGGTGCATTTAAGACAACTCAGAGCATTGGAAAATTCATAAGAAATGAAATCAAGCCTAATTTTCTCATTGTGGTTTCAGCTCACTGGCAGTCCAAAGGGTGTAACTTAGTTGAAATTTCAGTGCCAGAATCGGCGCCAGACGCCGAGGGAAGCGAAGGGTTCAGTGGCCTTGGGAGGTCAGACCATCAGCTAGCTGATCCGTTAGAAAATAAGCTTATTTACGATTTCTACGGGTTTCCTGACAAGCTATATAAGGAGGAATTCCATACTAGGGGTAATGTTGCTCTATCGAAGGATATCGCCAAGACCATTAACAGTTCCGACGATGGATTGCGCGCAAAATTGGTTAGAAGAGGATTAGATCACGGAGTTTGGGTTCCGTTGAAGGTTGCGTTTTCCGATTCGAAACCTAAGGACGCATATTGGGATTTGGATATTCCTTTGGTACAAGTTTCTCTGCTAGGAAGTGACGATTTTGAAGCACAGTATAAACTTGGACAGGTTCTAAGCAAGTACAGATCGATGGGAGGCTTGGTGTTAACATCAGGTATGTCAGTTCATAATTTGTATCATTTACAGACAATGAGGACTCTAAAGAAGGCTTTTCCGTATGTTGATCAGTTCCACAATACGCTGAGAAATATTATATTAACAGCTGATAATAATGGTCAAAAGCTAAATATCTTAAACAAAACACTATCTGGATTGGCAGCGAAAGAACTACTGGCAGCAGCACATCCAACTTTGGAACACTTTATGCCAATTGTTGTTGGGCTAGGCGCTGGTGAGGGTATAACTGCAGATGACAAGTACCATATTAGCGAGCTCTATTGTGCAGCTGTTTCCTCCATGGGATGGATGATATTGCAGTTTGGAAAATATAAAGATTAGCTGACAGTTTTAGAAGAATTGATAATTTTAACCGAAAATATTATGTGTAATGTCTATTTATATGCTATACTGTTATTTCGCACCAAGTGAGCTAGTataaaatatttttaaaCAATGAGAATATTCTACGCTACCTAAAATAACCTATCAAATGAATAAATAATCACTATTCTGGCCCAAGGTATTTTAAGTCTTTTAAGTCCAGTCGATCAACTGCTGGCGTAAGTTCACCTGATACTTCTGTATCGATCTGTTGGTCAGAAGACTGATCAATGTCCCCAGAGTTTTTCTTCTTACTATTTCGATCATCATGTAAGTGACCCTTGGAACCAGCCAATGGAAGTGAATACGAGTAATCTTCCTCGATGGACTTTGCAGGAGTTAGATTTAATGAAATATCCGTTTCGTTTAGTTTACCGCTTTTTAGACTAGAATGGGTTATGGTTACATTTCCTGCTGATTCCCCAGACGATGTCTCCTGCTCTGATCTACCATCTGAGGTTACTTCACCGACTGTTGCCAATCCAGAATCGTCAACATGTCTGCCGTCGCCATTGACAGTTTTATCGCTCGAAACAGAGCCTGAATAGACTCCCGCAACTATATCTTCGGCTATACTCCTATAGGCATTTGTATCATTCAGTTCATTTCTAATTATTTGGTAGTTATCAGAATCATCACATTCATCATCTGTTTTGTCCTTACTAAAAGGATCTTCTGCATCAACTATCAAATCGTCCAGACCACCCCCAGACCATCCTTTCCTCGCTAGGTTTTCACTTATTTCCACTTGCGCTCTAGTCAATGTCGCCATGTCTTTAAGAACCTCCTGGCACGAACCCTCCACCAGAGCATACGATTCCTGGTAATAATCATGTTTCAACGTCTCTAGTGAATCCAACAACTGCTGCATATTCATTAGATTCTCCCTGTATGAGAAAATATTTCTTGTTTTCTGCTTTGCCAACTTCATATTGTAACCTTCTTGAAGCTTTAGCTTTACTGTTTCCTCCttgaacttcttcttgaaCTGCGTCTCGTTATCCTTGAAGTTTGTACTGAAATCTGTGGTCCGATTCTTTAAAGACGGCGCCAGCGTTTCTGTAACCAAATTGGCTATGATACGATCATGATTCGCTAAAAGATGGAATACTCCACTGACATTGATAAATTTATTCGCTGAATCATCATTACAGCCTTTAAGGTGTGCAATATTTTCCAATGCAAATGCAACATTACTAGCTTGCATGGCATTCTGAAGCAGCGTATTCGCATACTCCCCAACCTCTTCAACCAGTTTATTCATTACCTCATGGGTTTTCTGCATATCCTTCTTGGTAACCAAAGTTTGTAAGTCTGCCATTGAGGTAGTTGTTGACCTTATAGAAGATGGTCGCCGAAAATGTGAATAACTATCTGAACAATCTGCCAGCAATATTGGAGCCTTTGTACCAGGAGAACCAAAAGCTGTACTTTTGAAATCCGGCTCCACACTTTGTTCACCTTTTGAATCCCCTTTACATTTCTGTTCCGCCTCTTGATCGGTTGGATTATTGAAGATCGAGTAGAATTCTGATAAATGAGGTGCGTAACGATTTGGCGATACGTCCATTTCAAAATACCCAGCGGATAGTCCTAAACCAAGTTTATGGAGATTTATAGTGATCCTTTTGCTTGGTTGCTTGCACTGTACGTGTTGACGATTGTTAGTATTTAACTCGCTAACAAATTTGGAAGTAAATCACGTGCTTTATCTGACACGTGTTTTTCATGTGATCCTTGGTGTATGGGTGCACAATGTCAAAATTTATCAAGCTCAAGACCATCAGCGACGCCATGAACAAAACTACATTGGAATCCAATTGTCGATAACTAGCCGCTGGCAACTGTCCAATCACTATTGCACTTTTAAAATGCTTCAATATCTGTTTCCATCCGTAAAACAGGGCTTGGGTTCGCCGTTCCAGCTGATGGCCCGCTGGGGGCCTATGAGATTGTACTCTTCGGCAGTTAGAGATACAGTAAAACCTGTCGACTCCAGAAAGACATACCTGATTGATAGATATAAACACTTAATGGAATCTAATCAGATAGTGCTATTTGCACACCGCAACAATTTAATGAAACAAGAATCGTTCGAATTGAGAAACCTAGTAAGCGAGTTAGACGGCCAGGTAACTGTACTAAGAAATAATCTATTCCAGGTATACCTAAGGAACAGTCACCGTCCCGATCCTGCAGCCAAGGTGCGTAAGGGAGAACAAAACTGGAAACATCCCCTATTACCACTGTTCCGTGGACCTACTGCAGCAATTTCTTTTAAAGAGGCAAACCCACAGAACATCGCTAAGTTATTGAAAGCTCTTGAGAGATCAAAAGATAAATTATTTATTGTGGGTGCCAAAGTGGAAACGGAAACTTTTGATGTTGCCAAATTAAATGAGTTTAAAACTCTACCTACTAAGCCTGAGTTACAATCTCAACTGGTTGGTTTGTTGAACATCATGGGCGCTGCAGGCTTGGTTAGAACGCTTGAATCGGCTTCAAAAACTCTATACTTGACCTTAAAATCTCATGAGGACAACATTAATccagaaaagaaaattgAGGAAGAGACACCTAAGGATGCTTAAATCCACGGTAACGCATAAGGCATTTGTAATCCAATAGTTCTCTAGTTAGACCTGTATATATTCCATCATATTTGAACATGGCTATTAGCTTCGTGTATCATGACTTGCAAAATTTTAGAATGTCCATTTAACGAGACTGCGATGAGGTCAACTAACAGGTTTATTCGCTGAATTTGAAGCCACCTTTGATTATCATGTCATTCGAAAGTTCTGCTGCGTCTAGGCGTAAGGCGTATCGTGCTGAAAAAGAGCAAAATCGTAAAGTTTTTAAACATGTTAAAATTGATGACAGTACAGTCGAGGTCGACAAATTAGAGCTTCCAAAGAAAAGGTATTACCGACAAAGAGCTCATTCTAATCCATTCTCTGATCACCAGCTGGAGTACCCGGTTTCTCCTGATTTAATGGACTGGTCTAAGCTGTATCCTCACTATTATGATAAAGATACAAAACAAATGACGAAGGATGTCACTATAGCTGACATCGGGTGTGGATTCGGTGGTCTGCTGGTTGATCTTGCTACCGCCTTCCCAGATAAATTGGCTCTTGGAATGGAAATTCGTGTTCAAGTTACGAACTACGTTGAAGATAGAATCCTTGCATTGAGAGGCAAGCACCTAGAAACTCAGGGTTACCAAAATATTAGTGTATTGAGAGGTAATGCAATGAAATTCCTGCctaacttcttcaaaaaAGGTCAACTAGAAAAGATGTTTTTCTGCTTTCCTGATCCCCACTTCAAGCAGCGTAAGCATAAAGCTAGAATTATTACCAATACGTTGTTGAGTGATTATGCATACGTTCTACGTGAAGGCGGAATAATCTATACTATCACTGATGTCCTCGATTTACATGAATGGATGGTGAAGCACTTGGAGATGCATCCTTTATTTGAACGGATGGACCAGAAATGGGAATCCGAGGATAAATGTGTGGAAATTATGACGCATTCTACCGAGGAAGGTAAGAAAGTAGAAAGGAAAAAGGGTGATAAGCATATAGCATGCTTCAGGAGGTTGCCGAACCCACAAATTGTGTAAAATAACACTAAATATGTAGTCTAATTGAGGTCTCTGTGCCATTGGCACTTACATTAACTTCATTTATTAACAATGGTATATTTCGTATTTACATATTACAGGATTGGACTATGGAGAAGTCTTATTTGCTGAAGAGGTTGTCAAACACTGGAATCAACGTTTGAGCAATTGCAAAGGAAAACACCAACTTTGGACCAGTTGTTAGCAACTTGGGAGTCAACCCCTTGAAGAAAGCGCTAATACCCTCATTCTTCAATGTGTTCTTAACAATAGTAAAGCCAGTTTCTGAACTTTCAAAACTCTTGTTTTGGATTCTAGTCTTTATCACATCAAGTGGTGCAGATACAATTAAGGAAGCTGATGCACCAAAAATAGAGGAAATGAAGTTCTCGTTCCAAGTAGCTTTGGAATAGTCCTTTAGACCCAAAATGTACTCCTTGGCGAAAGCGTTACCACCGAACAATGCAAAGGATCCCGGAGCATTTCTTGCGGCGGTCCAACCCCACCCCTTGTACAAACCTAAACCTTCGTCCTTCAATATCTTAATAAAACCTCTTCCTTTGAAAGCATCAGGGTTAGTTTGTCTTTTAATCTTCAATATATCCAAAGGCAAGAGCACAATTTCACCAATGCCAATCAAAGAACCAGCAGTAGCAGATCTTAATGCCTTACCAGTTTTATCGCCGAAAGCATTATTGAAGTCAGAGCGGAAGTTTTTGTCCAAGAATTCGTTCGCGAAAGGTTGACCACCGTATTTATACACCCTTTGTAGCACTTTGTAAGAGGCAGCATACCCCAAACCAGGGAATAGAGTAAAAATACGCTTAAAAAGTGGTTGAGAAGCATTTTCACGGAAAATAACTTCATTTAGGTGGGCTGCTGAAGTCACTTTTGTTTGATTAGACATTAATCTTTTCGAAATAGTGTCAACTGGGTGAAAAACAGCTAGCTCTAGTACAGCTGCAGACGCAGATCCAAAAACACGAGCCAATCCCGACTGCTTCCTATCGTTCGACATCAGTAATATCCCAAGTGGTACAATATATTCTAGCCAAGTAATGTGACGATAGCTATGTAGTGAAATGGCTCCTGTTATAAGATGAGATGAGGTGAAATTTTTCACGAAAAACGGCTGAGCTAGATCTCAGACACAACAAGGAATAACAAATATACGAAATAAAAAGACACCTTTCGATCACTAATCAGCTATAGTTCCATACCCCTATGCTACAGACCATTTCACTCAAGCAAACTGCATTCAGGTTGGTCACGTGTATATCACGTTTATTTATGCGTGTATAGTGATGTTCTGGATTAAAGTCATATAACAGTTAAGCACATCAAAGCAGCTTGGCTGTAGAGTTCAAACCATTCTAGCTATTGTTAAGCTTGTATTTATCTCTATTTCTCGAGTTGTGTGTCTACATTTATATTTCGTTTGTTGATATATGATAAATGCGTTTCTTCTCAAACTTGAAAATGTAAATTGAACGCTTTATAATACCAACTCTATAATTGAAGACATTGAACTCACTTCAGACACATCAGGGATTCGAGTGTCTATGTATTTATCTGTAAATAAATAACGTACTAGACGATGGAAGGTGTTAATGACAAAGTTCTGAAGGATTTTGTCAGTATTTTAGATGATCTTACCTTCAATTCTAGACCTATCATCACTAATTTAACGAAGATTGCAGAAGAAAATATCTCCTACGCACAACGGTTTGTGGACGCTGTGGAATCAAGGATAGCCAAATGTGTACCTAATCAGAAGCTTTACTCATTCTATGCGTTAGACTCAATATGCAAAAATGCTGGTTCTCCTTATACAATATATTTCGGTAGGAATTTGGCCCAACTTTATAGACAAACCTACTTGATTGTTGATAATGTAACAAGGACTAAGCTTATATCAATGTTTAAGACATGGATGGTGCCGTTACCCACAGGGGAACTTCTTTTTGATAGGGATTGTTTAGAAAGAATCGAGCAGTTTTTAATCAAAGCTAGTTCTCTTCATCAAAAACAAGCACAATCGACAGTACCGCCACCAACTGTACCGCTGCTATTGAGGGAAATCGATAAATTGACGGTTCTTACACAGGAAAGGCTCAACAAGTCTCCAAATGATGCTAAGTTGCAGACAAAAGTAATTGTGCTGCAGCAGCTGAAGCAGGAGTTACAGCGGGAAAAGCTTCCTGTTCAAGCTTTACAGCAGGTTCAGCAGCAGCTGAAGCAGATATTTGCTCAAGAACAGCAAATACTGTGgcagcaacagcagcaacaacagcagcaacaacaacagcaacagtTGCAGCTACAGCATCAGCAGCAAGAACAGCAGCATCAGCAGCACCTTCATCTTCCAGTACAAGATCAGTCAGCACAGCTACAACCGCCTCCGATGCAACTTCAGCTTAATGACAAATCTGGTCCACCTCCATTATCGCAGCCATACGAAGGTTCATCATTGTTTGGTAATGCTACTTTATCCATGACGTTTCTGGATACAGTTTCCTCCAGTAACGGCAACGCAACAACGCAGACCACCAAGAAGGTCTCTAAAGTTGAATCACTATATCGCTCTTTAAAGCAAAAGGAGTTGCTCTATGAGCCTCCAGAGCAGTCAATTGTTACTTTGGTATCAAAATTAGAAAAGGCCATAAATCCTCAGGATGCTACCAGGCTACCTCCATTTGCTTTATTGCAGGACATCATCGGTGATGTGAGGTCATATTATGCTACCAGGAATTTAGATCTGCTTAACACTCCAAACTTACAGCTTTCTCAGCAAATGATAATGCAGAAACATACTGCACTGACTGAGCAGCTGATCCAATTATTGTATCGGGCAAAACCCATTAAATGTACGACATGTGGTGTTCGATTTGGTAATACTCCTGACGAGCACCAATTAGAAATTGAGCATTACGATTGGCACTTCCGTGTAAATAAAAGAATTAAGGGTACTCAAGCGTCTAACAATATTGTAACGAAAAATATTCAGTCTCGTACATGGTATTTGAATGATGAACAGTGGGTACATTTCAAAGACGAAGAGGTTGTATCTACTAATGTTGATACACTCAAGGGTAACAATATATCGGTAGCATTGAACCAATCTACTGTTAATGCAGAATCAGACAATAAAGCAAAGAATGAGTTACAAATACAAAGGAAGTATGTTGTCGTTCCAGATGGTGCTCCAGATATGTCATTTCAGTGCTCTATTTGCACTGAAGTTACTTCTGCGGTGTATGATGAAGATTTGTCGGAGTGGATATGGAAGAACTGTGTTGAGTCCAATGGGAAATATTTCCATGCCACTTGTTTCCACGAAGCTTCTAGTGCTACAGATTCGAAGGCCTCTGGTACTACTGGCATTGATTCGGATTTAGAAAGATTAAAGGGAATGATAAATGATGGAGCCACATAACAAACTAAAATGCCATGTAATTAGGTTCTCAGCAGAAAAACCACCTCCAATGTTTAATaattttatattttatgCGGAATTTTATTTAAATTGTAATAGTTTTAACAAAATCGCATGTTTTAAAGGGAAAATCATGACAGCGACTCCGCTGACAGTATGTAATGCATTTCACGTAATTATTTCGATCATATTGTACTATATATGCAGACAATCGAACTAAATATAAAGTCTAATACAAATTTCTAACGTTTTCTTCATTCGGAATAAAGGAGGCTATGGCAGCCTATCTAGTTTTTTATTCGCAATGAGCTGATTTACTTTCGCAGTTAATGCTGCAACTGTTTCAACTAGCTCCTTTTTTTCATTTGCCAGTTTCTCGTTATGGACTTTATACTTCATCGTATTTTCCTTCCAAACCTCGGTCTGAGCAATCTGGTCCTTGTATTTCGTTTGCAGCTCCTCAGTTTTGCCCTTCATAGTAATCATTTCACTCTGTAATGAGAGTACAGCTTTGTTCTGTCTTGAACATAGTTGCTGATATTTAAGCAGCAGGGCCCTCTGCTCGCTAAGCTTTTTCTCTTTAGGAATTATCTCTCTCCTCAGGTTCCAGTGGTGCATTTTTGAGTATTGCAGTTCGGATTCCAGTTTACCTTTCATAGTCAGATAATTATCCCTCAATTCAATAAATTTTGGGTGATCTTCtattgatgaatttaaGCGCGACTGCAATTCTTTTGACTTGTCAATCTTGATATTTACACTCTCAGTCAAGGTACCAAGCTCTGTTATCCTTTCCTCCAGTTTTTGATATAAGTTTGATAATTCCTCAAGCAGTGTCGCCTTTAATACATTGGGACTATTTCTCATTTCATCAAGCTCGATTTTTAAGGCATCAATTTCCTCATGACAAGCATGAACTTGACCTTTGTAATGTTCAACTGATGCAGCCTTATCTGCAGCTGCAGCTGCCACCTGGGCTTCCAATGTTTTCCGTATGCTCTCTGCTGTTTTACTTGATCTATCCAACTCCTCCAATAACTTGAGTTGTAAAGTTTTTAGTTGGTCGATCTTGTTCTGCTTGGCAACCAGTTGGCCATGCAATGATGCAAGTTGAACTTCATAATTCATGACATCGTTTGCCAATGTCGTAATCTGAGACTGTAGCTTCACGATCTCAGGAGGATCCTGGCTAATAGTTTCAGGATCTGTTGACGGTTGCAAAATATCGTTCTCTGGTTCAAAACTTAATCTTCGTTGCTCACCATATGTGTCAGATGAGCTCGAATGTCCTTTCTTAAATCTTCCACTTCGTATGCCTGCAAATTGCGAATGGTCACTATTTTTTCTCTTGGATACATAAAGATCCAGGTATAGCAATCTTGGCGGCAATTTCTGATAGGAGCGGATATCAAATTGTCCAAAATTAGAACCCTGACAAATATTATTTGAGCAGCTCACACTAGAATCTGAAGCAAATGGTGTATGAGGTACTAAACTCTCACCTAGTAAACGGACCAGCCGATTCTTTGAGAGAAATGTCCACGATTTTGTCGCCTTACTTATGTACTTTTCTGGCTCCTTCATTGCAAAATTCAAACTAACTCTGCGCTTGTGTCTAGTACGACTTCTCATGGAGAAATCCTTGAGAGGGATATCATTGTCAGAATGATAATCGGATATATTATTCTTTGTTGATATCTGAGGTTCTGTATCCTCGAGTTTTGTATACAGATTCAAACTCTGAATACTTTTATCACTAGCGGGGGAAGGCAAAGCAACATCGGTGGTAGCCATGGAATTATGCTGTTGCTTTCTGCAAACTTCATTGTTATTAAAACTAGAGCGGGGATTTTGCCTTTGATCACTAAATCTTGGCATAGTGTTACATTTAACGATTTCCAAATTTGTTGAATCTTCAGCAGAGACTATAGAGTTATCAGCCTGCTGGCTATCGTCTAATGGACTCATTGGACAACACTTCTCCGAGTTATTAAATACTTTAACATCACCATTAGTTATTCCATCAGTTTTATCATCCAAGGGAGAGTCTTGTGAAGTTGATGGGGTTATTGGACCCTTGTAAACCGTCCCTGGCCGCATCGGATGCGGTATTATAGGCTTCAGATTACCGTCACGGATATTCGTAGCCATAACATGTCCTTTTGCTACCCCAAAGGAAGCTGATTTTATATCGTATGGGTAGGAAAAACTATCGCTCGTGAATGCATTGGTTTCTTTACATGGATCATGAACCTGGGAGCTGAATTGCTCAAAACAGCCATTGCTAAGCCTATCCTGAACATCATTGGGTTCACCAGAGCAAGCTATTCGCAAAGCAGCTATGCCTTCATTACTGCGCTTCGATTTGTAGCAGAATCTATGGACTTTATCTTCAACTTCTGCCTTGGGAGTACTAGCTGGAATGCTATCGATACTGCCATATGAAGGCGATGAGTTTACATATGAATCAGCTTCTCTTTCTGCTCCATTTTCAAGACTGCGACTATGTTTAGAATCATACTTAGTACTGGCTTGTATCGATCTATAGCTGGAGTAGATCCTGTGAATACTCCCGACAGGCTGCTGCTTAGAAATTGACCTGAAAGCAGATCCACCCTTATCGGTCCGAAGGTCAGGAAGTGCTGCATGACTTTGAATGTTGTTTAATGCATTATATGATGAGCGATCGTTGCTCTTATCTAGTGTTTCAGTATCAGACGTCAAACCAGTTGAATTCATAAACGTACTGTCCCTTGGTATGGCACTATTCAAAATACCCTGATAGAGACCTTCCTGGACCTTAGGAGCCTCAGTGATTTGCAAACAAGGAACTATATCCCTATCCTGCTCTTTAGATCTAGAATAAGGCATGTATCGCCCTGTACTGACATCACAATGACTATCATCGGTCAATTTACCTTTAATATTCTCTCTCTGTCTAAAACTTGAAGTAAATTTTCGCAGCCTCGAATGTTCCATGGCACCATCTGCCGATCTACCAAGTCTAAGTTTACCTGTCTCCAAACTCGTCACCTTGCCATGACTACCAGCAGATATTTCAACTTGACCATTTATCGCGGACTTTTGCAAAACTGATTTCAAACCTGAATTGTGACAGCCAGAAACCGTTGAAGTTGCCAACAGAGATGAGTGTTGGTCCTTTATATCACTAAATCTAGATCCATCTGACAAACAGTCTACCATTTTTGAGCTAGCTCTAATCTTAGAAGGCGCTTTTTCCCTAAGTAACGATACCTTAGAGAATAGCTGATCATTAGATCTTTTTTTAAGCTTTCTTAACAGTTCTAATCTATCATTCTCATCAATTGATAGCAATCTATGCAGTACTTTCGGTTGCTTCACCGGTAGATTTCCATTATAAGGGCTGCGGGTGCCATTTGGACTTGCTTCTTTAAAGCCTTTAATAGATAAATAAGATTTTCGCCGACCCATAGTACTATTGGCTTTCAATTGGTACTCTTAGCAGCTTATTCTTATCAAACCCACGTTAGTTGGTATTAAGGTCCTCGTTTTCCTAAAAAAAAATCCCCAATTTGATTAAACGGGGAATTTTTTCTGGCGCTGCATAAAATCTAAATCATGAAAAATGGGAAGGCTTGCACATAAAACTCAACATAAAGAACACATAAAACATGCCATTAAAAGAAGCATTAATCTCTTTGTAGGTTTAATAATAATTTCTCCTTCTTGTAGTTACTCTCAATTTCCAGTTGTAAACGTTTTAGCAGCAATTGAATCTTCTTGTCT
This window contains:
- the COX20 gene encoding Cox20p (Syntenic homolog of Ashbya gossypii ABR199C; Syntenic homolog of Saccharomyces cerevisiae YDR231C (COX20)), which gives rise to MVWFFSRSSKDEHENSNTSSSASEVFASSMENQEQPTNYVRGQKLLLEDTKPRFDTSTSMGKYAKQQERATLRDAWDSLTWEDFTVDKLTSIPCFRQAGLTGFCSMFVIGSVMFLYHKNPSKASNWAFGGLMLGSIVGWEQCRVKRLRSFQTAQMAKRVVAAKERPMLDKHTNDHSVKSIMSRDADNGASSGGKPWYKFW
- a CDS encoding DODA-type extradiol aromatic ring-opening family dioxygenase (Syntenic homolog of Ashbya gossypii ABR198C; Syntenic homolog of Ashbya gossypii NOHBY216; No homolog in Saccharomyces cerevisiae; Syntenic homolog of Kluyveromyces lactis KLLA0C14993g), yielding MNNLSFIYAVILFFIGLLASETYMKWFKTASSSALKKENIMNTKSEEAGKGGSISTGIDKLFEWNKGTTPVYFLSHGGPTFMYGDIDLGGDLGAFKTTQSIGKFIRNEIKPNFLIVVSAHWQSKGCNLVEISVPESAPDAEGSEGFSGLGRSDHQLADPLENKLIYDFYGFPDKLYKEEFHTRGNVALSKDIAKTINSSDDGLRAKLVRRGLDHGVWVPLKVAFSDSKPKDAYWDLDIPLVQVSLLGSDDFEAQYKLGQVLSKYRSMGGLVLTSGMSVHNLYHLQTMRTLKKAFPYVDQFHNTLRNIILTADNNGQKLNILNKTLSGLAAKELLAAAHPTLEHFMPIVVGLGAGEGITADDKYHISELYCAAVSSMGWMILQFGKYKD
- the IVY1 gene encoding Ivy1p (Syntenic homolog of Ashbya gossypii ABR197W; Syntenic homolog of Saccharomyces cerevisiae YDR229W (IVY1)); protein product: MDVSPNRYAPHLSEFYSIFNNPTDQEAEQKCKGDSKGEQSVEPDFKSTAFGSPGTKAPILLADCSDSYSHFRRPSSIRSTTTSMADLQTLVTKKDMQKTHEVMNKLVEEVGEYANTLLQNAMQASNVAFALENIAHLKGCNDDSANKFINVSGVFHLLANHDRIIANLVTETLAPSLKNRTTDFSTNFKDNETQFKKKFKEETVKLKLQEGYNMKLAKQKTRNIFSYRENLMNMQQLLDSLETLKHDYYQESYALVEGSCQEVLKDMATLTRAQVEISENLARKGWSGGGLDDLIVDAEDPFSKDKTDDECDDSDNYQIIRNELNDTNAYRSIAEDIVAGVYSGSVSSDKTVNGDGRHVDDSGLATVGEVTSDGRSEQETSSGESAGNVTITHSSLKSGKLNETDISLNLTPAKSIEEDYSYSLPLAGSKGHLHDDRNSKKKNSGDIDQSSDQQIDTEVSGELTPAVDRLDLKDLKYLGPE
- the MRPL11 gene encoding mitochondrial 54S ribosomal protein uL10m (Syntenic homolog of Ashbya gossypii AGR193C; Syntenic homolog of Saccharomyces cerevisiae YDL202W (MRPL11)), which encodes MLQYLFPSVKQGLGSPFQLMARWGPMRLYSSAVRDTVKPVDSRKTYLIDRYKHLMESNQIVLFAHRNNLMKQESFELRNLVSELDGQVTVLRNNLFQVYLRNSHRPDPAAKVRKGEQNWKHPLLPLFRGPTAAISFKEANPQNIAKLLKALERSKDKLFIVGAKVETETFDVAKLNEFKTLPTKPELQSQLVGLLNIMGAAGLVRTLESASKTLYLTLKSHEDNINPEKKIEEETPKDA
- the TRM8 gene encoding tRNA (guanine46-N7)-methyltransferase (Syntenic homolog of Ashbya gossypii AGR192C; Syntenic homolog of Saccharomyces cerevisiae YDL201W (TRM8)) → MSFESSAASRRKAYRAEKEQNRKVFKHVKIDDSTVEVDKLELPKKRYYRQRAHSNPFSDHQLEYPVSPDLMDWSKLYPHYYDKDTKQMTKDVTIADIGCGFGGLLVDLATAFPDKLALGMEIRVQVTNYVEDRILALRGKHLETQGYQNISVLRGNAMKFLPNFFKKGQLEKMFFCFPDPHFKQRKHKARIITNTLLSDYAYVLREGGIIYTITDVLDLHEWMVKHLEMHPLFERMDQKWESEDKCVEIMTHSTEEGKKVERKKGDKHIACFRRLPNPQIV